A window of Corallococcus macrosporus DSM 14697 contains these coding sequences:
- a CDS encoding ribonuclease R family protein, whose protein sequence is MDTSVSPRTVTGRLDVHPRGFGFLTVQTPGSPEVLSAFVPPPDLNPYFAGDVVTATVTAGADGRWSASNLSLVERPRTQVYGEVVLRKGAPLLRVDREVANADWTLDTAGTQVQAGDAVVARIDEGKVVLLYRVEAGEDRSLERVIARHELRKDFPAEVVEEARSARAVPHAAGARRDLRSVPTVTVDAPSTRDIDDAISVLPAGPDGALRLLVSIADVGEYVKQGTALDAEARERATSVYLAGRVLPMLPEELSSHWLSLVQGEERLCLTVELRIDPQGRVTAADVYESIIRSWARLDYDEVAAFLDRGEVSAPMEPVREVMPWFRLAAARLAVARAARGGMEFARDEARFTFDQATGELSGLVSEKPTSAHAMIERFMVAANESIAGWLLARGLPGVYRVHEQPDPLRVADLNAFAETSGFAAGFGRELTPLALAAFDRQIAGAVAEPALRSVLRRSLGPSRYTVKPGPHFGLAAPLYLHFTSPIRRYADLAVHRTLKGYLQGRRDFVDEDPRVEALAAHINAKARASTRAENDRHRELEARWMAGHVGKQFPARVTRVRPFGLVAQLDGMLVEGVVPTDALTGGPFRPDARELSLVGRERTFTVGMPVTVKVTSTDEQLGRIELALAE, encoded by the coding sequence ATGGATACTTCTGTTTCGCCCCGCACCGTCACCGGCCGTCTCGACGTCCACCCCCGAGGCTTCGGCTTCCTCACCGTGCAGACGCCCGGCTCGCCCGAGGTGCTGTCGGCCTTCGTCCCGCCGCCCGACCTCAACCCGTACTTCGCCGGGGACGTCGTCACGGCCACGGTGACGGCGGGCGCGGATGGCCGCTGGTCGGCCAGCAACCTGTCCCTGGTGGAGCGCCCGCGCACCCAGGTCTACGGCGAGGTGGTGCTGCGCAAGGGCGCGCCCCTGCTGCGGGTGGACCGCGAGGTGGCCAACGCGGACTGGACGCTCGACACGGCGGGGACGCAGGTGCAGGCCGGTGACGCGGTGGTGGCGCGCATCGACGAGGGCAAGGTGGTGTTGCTGTACCGGGTGGAGGCGGGGGAGGACCGCTCCCTGGAGCGCGTCATCGCCCGGCACGAGCTGCGCAAGGACTTCCCGGCGGAGGTGGTGGAGGAGGCGCGGAGCGCGCGCGCGGTGCCGCACGCGGCGGGGGCGCGGCGGGATTTGCGGAGCGTGCCCACGGTGACGGTGGATGCGCCGTCCACGCGGGACATCGACGACGCGATTTCGGTGTTGCCGGCGGGGCCGGATGGGGCGCTGCGGCTCTTGGTGTCCATCGCGGACGTGGGCGAGTACGTGAAGCAGGGCACGGCGCTGGACGCCGAGGCGCGCGAGCGGGCCACCAGCGTGTACCTGGCGGGGCGCGTGCTGCCGATGTTGCCGGAGGAATTGTCTTCGCACTGGCTGAGCCTGGTGCAGGGCGAGGAGCGGCTGTGCCTCACGGTGGAGCTGCGCATCGACCCGCAGGGGCGGGTGACGGCGGCGGACGTGTACGAGAGCATCATCCGCTCCTGGGCGCGGCTGGACTACGACGAGGTGGCGGCCTTCCTGGACCGGGGCGAGGTGTCCGCGCCCATGGAGCCGGTGCGCGAGGTGATGCCCTGGTTCCGGCTGGCGGCGGCGCGGCTGGCGGTGGCGCGGGCGGCGCGAGGCGGCATGGAGTTCGCGCGGGACGAGGCGCGCTTCACCTTCGACCAGGCGACGGGCGAGCTGTCCGGGCTGGTGAGTGAGAAGCCGACGTCGGCGCACGCGATGATTGAGCGCTTCATGGTGGCGGCGAACGAGTCCATCGCCGGGTGGCTGCTGGCGCGAGGCCTGCCGGGCGTGTACCGGGTGCACGAGCAGCCGGACCCGCTGCGGGTGGCGGACCTGAACGCGTTCGCGGAGACGTCCGGCTTCGCGGCGGGCTTCGGGCGGGAGCTGACGCCCCTGGCGCTGGCGGCGTTCGACCGGCAGATCGCCGGGGCGGTGGCGGAGCCGGCGCTGCGCTCGGTGCTGCGGCGTTCGCTGGGGCCGTCGCGCTACACGGTGAAGCCGGGGCCGCACTTCGGCCTGGCGGCGCCGCTGTACCTGCACTTCACGTCACCGATTCGGCGGTACGCGGACCTGGCGGTGCACCGGACGCTGAAGGGGTACCTGCAGGGGCGCCGGGACTTCGTGGACGAGGACCCGCGGGTGGAGGCGCTCGCGGCGCACATCAACGCGAAGGCGCGCGCGTCGACGCGGGCGGAGAACGACCGGCACCGCGAGCTGGAGGCGCGGTGGATGGCGGGGCACGTGGGCAAGCAATTCCCCGCGCGTGTGACGCGGGTGCGGCCCTTCGGCCTGGTGGCGCAGTTGGACGGCATGCTGGTGGAAGGCGTGGTGCCCACGGACGCGCTGACGGGAGGCCCCTTCCGCCCGGACGCGCGCGAGCTGTCCCTGGTGGGCAGGGAGCGGACCTTCACCGTGGGCATGCCGGTGACGGTGAAGGTGACGTCCACCGACGAGCAGCTCGGCCGCATCGAGCTGGCATTGGCGGAGTAG
- a CDS encoding YkgJ family cysteine cluster protein — protein sequence MPLNTLCLRCGMCCDGTLFTHVSLQPEEALALRRRGLAVGSRTDGTPALMQHCSALDGRACTVYTDRPASCRRYHCQLFAALAEKEVSLEEALAVVDEAHARVDAVARTLAPAAEGAPRSVLQRARRANLPEHGGPLSSADLATYERAEAYLDTHFRGRLGRRG from the coding sequence ATGCCGCTCAACACCCTCTGCCTTCGTTGCGGCATGTGCTGTGACGGGACCCTCTTCACCCATGTGTCGCTCCAGCCGGAGGAGGCCCTGGCGCTGCGGCGGCGCGGGCTGGCGGTCGGCTCGCGCACGGATGGCACCCCTGCCCTGATGCAGCACTGCTCGGCGTTGGATGGGCGCGCGTGCACCGTCTACACGGACCGTCCGGCGAGCTGCCGGCGTTATCACTGCCAACTCTTCGCCGCGCTGGCGGAGAAGGAGGTCTCCCTGGAGGAGGCGCTCGCGGTGGTGGACGAGGCCCATGCGCGGGTGGACGCCGTGGCGCGGACGCTGGCGCCTGCCGCGGAAGGCGCGCCGCGCTCCGTGTTGCAACGGGCCCGGCGCGCGAACCTGCCCGAGCACGGCGGCCCCCTGTCCTCGGCGGACCTGGCCACCTACGAGCGCGCGGAGGCCTATCTGGACACGCACTTCCGGGGGCGCCTCGGCCGGCGGGGGTGA
- a CDS encoding PilZ domain-containing protein has product MQTDTLEGLSGRASMLGYRMGTELTAVASFGNLQAPCRLVQLSLEHLTLNLGTQAAPKPGETASVVLGHGERWATALDAEVMDVRGAPEVSLRFLAPPLDAGRRIVSVLEALRDNGLLLPPETRPVWKERIDHPDRVRRICDALVGRQARGMARAADGRKVPVTAASFDAHEGLLGWRFEGELPAQPFTLEAFGYSSVVHLEVSEAREASGLVVMPLPRELVRYRHRWLRRAAPSRPCTLSFDHPLWPQVHVRRQVVDLSYEGIAFLTEPGEDLLYPGLRQPVLEVVTEGMAPVRLRAEVRNISSTAAGRRCGMSVRPLDASGAQAWRALVESQMHPATQVEGDWNDATWKLFDGSGYFRLPGKAPEDFEDAHPRFDATLARLEGRTRLGYRVVHPEGQSVGATLSVVKPYEGSWMAHQLARQPVKGSRTSAREALRDIYLRGYEPTQVDPEVKWFFAFCEARVRWVRFTKFDFATWYEHTGQTCLVPFQLMEAEVDGAWEIPAGIEVGTPTEAEREAFFDQVARTRPLAYREALDLVPERFDLKRAKERWGEAGLGRERELVVARHEGKPVVLAVLETAQPGLNLFNVLDGVRLVPLVDDATKEAQDAMVALLAHAADWYRARERKVFIHYVEASCVEYVERASLADLGEGKLWVISASLLPEFLEHLFEATTPPAGA; this is encoded by the coding sequence ATGCAGACGGACACGCTGGAAGGGTTGAGCGGCCGGGCGTCGATGCTCGGTTACAGGATGGGGACGGAACTGACGGCGGTGGCGTCGTTCGGGAACCTCCAGGCGCCGTGCCGGTTGGTGCAGCTCTCGTTGGAGCACCTGACGCTGAACCTGGGCACGCAGGCGGCGCCGAAGCCGGGCGAGACGGCCTCGGTGGTGCTGGGCCATGGCGAGCGCTGGGCCACCGCGCTGGACGCGGAGGTCATGGACGTGCGCGGCGCGCCGGAGGTGAGCCTGCGCTTCCTGGCGCCGCCGCTGGACGCGGGCCGCCGCATCGTCTCCGTGCTGGAGGCCCTGCGCGACAACGGCCTGCTGCTCCCGCCGGAGACACGGCCCGTGTGGAAGGAGCGCATCGACCATCCCGACCGCGTGCGGCGCATCTGTGACGCGCTGGTGGGCCGGCAGGCGCGCGGCATGGCCCGGGCCGCGGATGGCCGCAAGGTGCCGGTGACGGCCGCGTCCTTCGACGCGCACGAGGGCCTCTTGGGCTGGCGCTTCGAGGGCGAACTGCCCGCCCAGCCCTTCACCCTGGAGGCCTTCGGGTACAGCAGCGTGGTGCACCTGGAGGTGAGCGAGGCGCGCGAGGCGTCCGGGCTCGTCGTCATGCCGCTGCCCCGGGAGCTGGTGCGCTACCGCCACCGCTGGCTGCGGCGCGCGGCGCCCAGCCGTCCCTGCACGCTGTCGTTCGACCATCCGCTGTGGCCGCAGGTGCATGTGCGGCGGCAGGTGGTGGACCTGTCCTATGAGGGCATCGCCTTCCTGACGGAGCCGGGCGAGGACCTGCTGTACCCCGGCCTGCGCCAGCCCGTGCTGGAGGTGGTGACGGAGGGCATGGCGCCGGTGCGGCTGCGCGCGGAGGTGCGCAACATCTCCAGCACCGCGGCGGGCCGCCGCTGCGGCATGTCCGTGCGTCCCCTGGATGCCTCGGGCGCGCAGGCGTGGCGCGCGCTGGTGGAGTCTCAGATGCACCCGGCCACACAGGTGGAGGGCGACTGGAACGACGCCACCTGGAAGCTCTTCGACGGCTCGGGGTACTTCCGGCTGCCGGGCAAGGCACCGGAGGACTTCGAGGACGCGCACCCCCGCTTCGACGCCACGCTGGCGCGGCTGGAGGGCCGCACGCGGCTGGGCTACCGGGTGGTGCACCCGGAGGGCCAGTCGGTGGGCGCCACGCTGTCGGTGGTGAAGCCGTATGAAGGGAGCTGGATGGCGCACCAGCTCGCGCGGCAGCCGGTGAAGGGCAGCCGCACGTCGGCGCGCGAGGCGCTGCGCGACATCTACCTGCGCGGCTACGAGCCCACGCAGGTGGACCCGGAGGTGAAGTGGTTCTTCGCCTTCTGCGAGGCGCGCGTGCGCTGGGTGCGCTTCACCAAGTTCGACTTCGCCACCTGGTACGAGCACACGGGCCAGACGTGCCTGGTGCCCTTCCAGTTGATGGAGGCGGAGGTGGACGGCGCCTGGGAGATTCCCGCGGGCATCGAGGTGGGCACGCCCACCGAGGCGGAGCGCGAGGCCTTCTTCGACCAGGTGGCGCGCACGCGTCCCCTGGCCTACCGCGAGGCGCTGGACCTGGTGCCGGAGCGCTTCGACCTGAAGCGCGCGAAGGAGCGCTGGGGCGAGGCGGGGCTGGGCCGCGAGCGCGAGCTGGTGGTGGCGCGGCACGAGGGCAAGCCCGTCGTCCTCGCGGTGCTGGAGACGGCGCAGCCGGGCCTCAACCTCTTCAACGTGCTGGACGGCGTGCGGCTGGTGCCGCTGGTGGACGACGCGACGAAGGAGGCCCAGGACGCCATGGTGGCGCTGCTGGCCCACGCGGCGGACTGGTACCGGGCGCGGGAGCGCAAGGTGTTCATCCACTACGTGGAGGCGTCCTGCGTGGAGTACGTGGAGCGCGCGTCGCTGGCGGACCTGGGCGAAGGCAAGCTGTGGGTCATCTCCGCCAGCCTGCTGCCCGAGTTCCTCGAGCACCTCTTCGAAGCCACCACGCCCCCCGCGGGGGCGTAG
- a CDS encoding NYN domain-containing protein: protein MNGRNAEHRIALFIDFENLVTNTGISSASFDLQPSLDRLLEKGKVVFRRAYCDWSRFAEAKIRLHEFGVELIDVPPSTRAGKNGADMRLVIDALELCYARESIDTFVIGSGDSDFCPLAYKLRENGRTVIGLAVKESTSPLFVKACDEFIYLRPRQSRSDKGDKGRQSVSAEEAGHGKRGGRPGRDEKGRGDKEKAAQGGGKSQSKTEVPDIAREVVQSMLARATGPVNPSLIKEAIVRKEPDFDEREHGFSTFARLLAALEQERLLRRIQQGRQWYVVAADFDMGGGDGKGKKRGPAHAAEEDDELESYPDPDEDEG, encoded by the coding sequence GTGAACGGTCGCAACGCAGAGCACCGCATCGCCCTCTTCATCGATTTCGAGAACCTCGTCACCAACACGGGCATCAGCTCCGCGAGCTTCGACCTCCAGCCCTCGCTCGACCGGCTGCTGGAGAAGGGCAAGGTCGTCTTCCGCCGCGCCTACTGCGACTGGTCCCGCTTCGCCGAGGCCAAGATTCGCCTGCACGAGTTCGGCGTGGAGCTCATCGACGTGCCGCCCTCCACGCGGGCCGGGAAGAACGGCGCGGACATGCGCCTGGTCATCGACGCGCTGGAGCTGTGCTACGCGCGCGAGAGCATCGACACCTTCGTCATCGGCTCCGGGGACAGCGACTTCTGCCCGCTGGCGTACAAGCTGCGTGAGAACGGCCGCACCGTCATCGGGCTGGCGGTGAAGGAGTCCACGTCGCCGCTCTTCGTGAAGGCCTGCGACGAGTTCATCTACCTGCGCCCGCGCCAGTCACGCTCCGACAAGGGCGACAAGGGCCGGCAGAGCGTGTCCGCCGAGGAGGCGGGCCACGGCAAGCGCGGCGGCCGCCCAGGGCGTGACGAGAAGGGCCGGGGCGACAAGGAGAAGGCGGCGCAGGGTGGCGGCAAGTCGCAGTCGAAGACGGAGGTGCCGGACATCGCCCGCGAGGTGGTGCAGAGCATGCTGGCGCGCGCCACCGGTCCGGTGAACCCGTCGCTCATCAAGGAAGCCATCGTCCGCAAGGAGCCGGACTTCGACGAGCGCGAGCACGGCTTCTCCACCTTCGCCCGGCTGCTGGCGGCGCTGGAGCAGGAGCGCCTGTTGCGCCGCATCCAGCAGGGCCGCCAGTGGTACGTGGTGGCGGCGGACTTCGACATGGGCGGCGGTGACGGCAAGGGCAAGAAGCGCGGCCCCGCGCACGCCGCCGAGGAGGACGACGAGTTGGAGTCCTACCCGGACCCGGACGAGGACGAAGGCTGA
- a CDS encoding IS4 family transposase: MLVRKVAINEEQVRAFLENLFEEDLHAKRVLSLSHATLGVVHAASLSVHAIGQALAWARGGVQKHGIKQVDRLLSNEAVDVWKLAASWVPYVLAERTEAVVALDWTDFEADDHTTLVASLVTSHGRTTPLLWLTLKKSALAGNRAQAEDELLLRLKECVPEGVQVTILADRGFADQRLYALLAQAGFEYVVRFRKDVRVEVEGGHQRPAAEWIPASGHAKKLTEVHVTADRTPVPAVVLVHQKGMKEPWCLATSLGAASARQVVDLYARRFSCEETFRDVKDLRFGMGLSTVRVKSPERRDRLLLVSALAQVLLTLLGAAGESLGMEKGLKANTVKTRTYSLFRQGCMYYQAIPMMKEERLRPLVERFAELLRHHPVFKEALGFI; encoded by the coding sequence ATGCTGGTACGCAAGGTGGCCATCAACGAAGAGCAGGTGCGGGCGTTCCTGGAGAACTTGTTCGAGGAGGACCTGCACGCCAAGCGGGTGCTGTCGCTGTCGCATGCGACGTTGGGCGTGGTGCATGCCGCGTCCTTGTCGGTGCATGCCATTGGCCAGGCCCTGGCATGGGCCCGAGGCGGCGTGCAGAAGCACGGCATCAAGCAGGTGGACCGGCTGCTGTCCAACGAGGCGGTGGACGTGTGGAAGCTGGCGGCCTCGTGGGTGCCGTACGTGCTGGCCGAGCGCACCGAAGCGGTGGTAGCGCTGGACTGGACGGACTTCGAGGCCGATGACCACACCACGCTGGTGGCCAGCCTCGTCACCTCGCACGGGCGCACCACGCCCCTGCTGTGGCTGACGCTCAAGAAGAGCGCCTTGGCGGGCAACCGGGCTCAGGCGGAGGATGAGCTGCTGCTGCGGTTGAAGGAGTGCGTGCCTGAAGGGGTGCAGGTGACGATACTGGCGGACCGGGGCTTCGCGGACCAGCGGCTGTATGCCCTTCTGGCCCAAGCGGGCTTCGAGTACGTGGTGCGCTTCCGCAAGGATGTGCGGGTGGAGGTGGAAGGGGGCCATCAGCGTCCGGCGGCCGAGTGGATACCAGCCAGTGGGCACGCCAAGAAGCTGACGGAGGTGCACGTGACGGCGGACCGCACGCCGGTGCCCGCGGTGGTGCTGGTGCACCAGAAGGGAATGAAGGAGCCGTGGTGTCTGGCCACCAGCCTGGGAGCCGCCAGTGCGCGCCAGGTGGTGGACCTCTACGCCCGGCGCTTCTCGTGCGAGGAGACGTTCCGGGACGTCAAGGACTTGAGATTCGGGATGGGGCTGTCCACGGTGCGCGTGAAGAGTCCCGAGCGGCGCGACAGGCTGCTGCTGGTGAGCGCCCTGGCGCAGGTTCTCCTGACGCTGCTGGGCGCCGCTGGGGAGAGCCTCGGTATGGAGAAGGGCTTGAAGGCCAACACCGTCAAGACGCGCACCTACTCGCTCTTCCGGCAGGGCTGCATGTATTACCAGGCCATTCCCATGATGAAGGAGGAGCGATTGCGGCCTCTCGTCGAGCGCTTCGCGGAACTCCTCCGCCATCACCCTGTCTTCAAAGAAGCACTTGGCTTCATATGA
- a CDS encoding tetratricopeptide repeat protein yields the protein MEKTHATLSDAEKRRISKRIDALFAEAQWGELDQLLSGSLRGTSDDHWLHVRRADAWYAQGKYARAERLFQQVLRAMPRCPLARWGLANTRMARGNAEDARKLFLSLARQKPEVMGTGACGEGVRWARGLVADAHFRLGQLEEQAGATAAARRRYQAYLRILQQPAFSLESRKAANTRLRALGLPKQARR from the coding sequence GTGGAGAAGACACACGCCACGCTGAGTGACGCGGAGAAGCGCCGCATCAGCAAGCGAATCGACGCGCTCTTCGCCGAGGCGCAGTGGGGCGAGCTGGACCAGCTCCTCTCCGGCTCCCTGCGGGGCACATCCGATGACCACTGGCTGCACGTCCGGCGGGCGGACGCCTGGTACGCGCAGGGGAAGTACGCCAGGGCGGAGCGCCTCTTCCAGCAGGTGCTCCGGGCCATGCCGCGGTGTCCCCTGGCGCGCTGGGGGCTGGCGAACACGCGCATGGCGCGGGGGAACGCGGAGGACGCGCGGAAGCTCTTCCTGTCCCTGGCCCGGCAGAAGCCGGAGGTGATGGGCACCGGCGCGTGTGGCGAGGGCGTCCGGTGGGCGCGGGGGCTGGTCGCGGACGCGCACTTCCGGCTGGGCCAGTTGGAGGAACAGGCCGGCGCCACGGCCGCGGCCCGGCGCCGCTACCAGGCCTACCTGCGAATCCTCCAGCAGCCGGCGTTCTCCCTCGAAAGCCGGAAGGCGGCGAACACCCGCCTTCGCGCGCTGGGCCTCCCGAAGCAGGCCCGGCGCTGA
- a CDS encoding HAD family hydrolase produces MRMERVEQTLERIRLEAERAPGGVLAFDGDGTLWSGDVGDDVFLALLEHGGIRPQAQEALEGLAAAHGFARGQPARELAHQLFAAFEAGRIPEKDIYEMVAWLFAGWRVDAVRDFAADVVARREVKQRIHPESRRVVEWARGQGIPCYVVSASPLAVVEAAVRALGMEPANVLACTPHTEDGTVLPRIVEPIPYAAGKVHCLRARTSQPLYAAFGDNVFDLELLAASRVPVAIRPKPRLRARAAELPSLVQLHPED; encoded by the coding sequence ATGAGGATGGAGCGTGTGGAGCAGACGCTGGAGCGCATCCGCCTGGAGGCCGAGCGCGCCCCCGGCGGCGTGCTGGCCTTCGACGGGGACGGCACGCTGTGGAGCGGGGACGTGGGGGATGACGTGTTCCTCGCCCTGCTGGAGCACGGCGGCATCCGCCCCCAGGCGCAGGAGGCCCTGGAGGGGCTGGCCGCCGCGCATGGCTTCGCCCGGGGCCAGCCCGCGCGCGAGCTGGCGCACCAGCTCTTCGCCGCCTTCGAGGCGGGGCGGATTCCGGAGAAGGACATCTACGAGATGGTGGCGTGGCTCTTCGCCGGCTGGCGCGTGGACGCGGTGCGCGACTTCGCGGCGGACGTGGTGGCCCGGCGCGAGGTGAAGCAGCGCATCCACCCCGAGAGCCGCCGCGTCGTCGAGTGGGCGCGGGGCCAGGGCATCCCCTGCTACGTGGTCAGCGCCTCGCCGCTGGCCGTGGTGGAGGCCGCGGTGCGCGCGCTCGGAATGGAGCCGGCGAACGTGCTGGCCTGCACGCCGCACACCGAGGACGGGACGGTGCTGCCCCGCATCGTCGAGCCCATCCCCTACGCGGCCGGGAAGGTGCACTGCCTGCGCGCGCGCACGTCCCAGCCGCTCTATGCCGCCTTCGGGGACAACGTGTTTGATTTGGAGTTGCTGGCGGCCTCGCGCGTGCCGGTGGCCATCCGCCCCAAGCCGCGGCTGCGGGCGAGGGCGGCGGAGCTGCCCTCGCTCGTCCAGCTCCACCCGGAGGACTAG
- a CDS encoding ABC transporter substrate-binding protein, with protein sequence MRAFRSLLPVVVAGLAVLGAGCKRESERGPDAPLRLGFFPNITHAQALVGNEEGTFASQPGVGKLEVLQFNAGPAAMEALVAGSLDVSYVGSGPAINTFLKAGRELRIIAGAVNDGAVLVVRTVKTPAELKGKKLASPQLGNTQDIALRYWLKQQGLTTNLDGTGDVRIFPLSNPDILGQFLRGGIEGAWVPEPWGARLVAEGKGRILVNEKDLWPGGRFPTTVLVTTRKVLETQRPRVAALLRAHVQLTGRWEQDPAGFTTAANAAFGHITKKPLPPAILQQAFSRLEPSLDPVPQALATAAEHAKSLGFLTDANLDGLVDLRLLDEVRAGAAK encoded by the coding sequence ATGCGTGCCTTCCGCTCCCTGTTGCCCGTGGTGGTCGCCGGACTGGCGGTGCTCGGCGCCGGTTGCAAGCGCGAGTCCGAGCGCGGCCCGGACGCCCCGCTGCGCCTGGGCTTCTTCCCCAACATCACCCATGCCCAGGCCCTGGTGGGCAACGAGGAGGGCACCTTCGCCTCGCAGCCCGGCGTCGGAAAGCTGGAGGTGCTGCAGTTCAACGCCGGCCCGGCCGCCATGGAGGCGCTGGTGGCGGGCTCGCTGGACGTGTCCTACGTGGGCAGCGGACCGGCCATCAACACCTTCCTCAAGGCCGGGCGCGAGCTGCGCATCATCGCCGGCGCGGTGAACGACGGCGCGGTGCTGGTGGTGCGCACGGTGAAGACGCCCGCGGAGCTCAAGGGCAAGAAGCTGGCGTCCCCGCAGCTCGGCAACACGCAGGACATCGCCCTGCGCTACTGGCTGAAGCAGCAGGGCCTGACGACGAACCTGGACGGCACGGGGGACGTGCGAATCTTCCCGCTCAGCAACCCGGACATCCTGGGGCAGTTCCTGCGCGGCGGCATCGAGGGCGCCTGGGTGCCGGAGCCCTGGGGCGCGCGGCTGGTGGCCGAGGGCAAGGGCCGCATCCTCGTCAACGAGAAGGACCTGTGGCCCGGCGGCCGGTTCCCCACCACGGTGCTGGTGACGACGCGCAAGGTCCTGGAGACGCAGCGGCCACGCGTGGCCGCGCTGCTGCGGGCGCACGTGCAGCTCACCGGGCGCTGGGAGCAGGACCCTGCTGGCTTCACCACCGCGGCCAACGCCGCCTTCGGACACATCACGAAGAAGCCGCTGCCGCCCGCCATCCTCCAGCAGGCCTTCTCCCGGCTGGAGCCCAGCCTGGACCCGGTGCCCCAGGCGCTGGCCACCGCGGCCGAGCACGCGAAGAGCCTGGGCTTCCTCACCGACGCCAACCTCGACGGCCTGGTGGACCTGCGCCTGTTGGACGAGGTGCGAGCAGGCGCCGCGAAGTGA
- a CDS encoding ABC transporter permease: protein MKHAAQKLLVVALLLGLWELVARLGLWSPHLLPGPMTVAHSLAAMVADGRLAGAAGRSLGRLGRAYLMSVALGVPLGLLISRIPFFRNAVKPVVMGLQALPSICWLPLALLWFGLTDGAILFVVVMGSVLGIAIATEDSVNGVDPQLTRVASTLGVRGLRFHFGVLLPAALPGIVTGLKLGWSFAWRALLAGELLFVSGGLGQLLTVGRELMDVPQVMAVMVAIVIIGTTVDRVLFQTVEARLRRRWGLTATT from the coding sequence ATGAAACACGCTGCGCAGAAGCTGCTGGTGGTGGCGTTGCTGCTGGGCCTGTGGGAGCTGGTCGCCCGGCTGGGCCTCTGGTCTCCGCACCTGCTGCCCGGACCGATGACGGTGGCGCACAGCCTGGCCGCCATGGTGGCCGATGGGCGCCTGGCGGGCGCGGCGGGGCGCTCGCTGGGGCGGCTGGGGCGCGCCTACCTGATGTCCGTGGCCCTGGGCGTCCCCCTGGGCCTGCTGATTTCCCGCATCCCCTTCTTCCGCAACGCGGTGAAGCCGGTGGTGATGGGGCTGCAGGCGCTGCCCTCCATCTGCTGGCTGCCGCTGGCCCTGCTGTGGTTCGGGCTGACGGACGGCGCCATCCTCTTCGTCGTCGTCATGGGCAGCGTGCTGGGCATCGCCATCGCGACGGAGGACAGCGTCAACGGCGTGGACCCGCAGCTCACCCGCGTGGCCAGCACGCTGGGCGTGCGCGGCCTGCGCTTCCACTTCGGCGTGCTGCTGCCCGCGGCCCTGCCCGGCATCGTCACCGGCCTGAAGCTGGGGTGGAGCTTCGCCTGGCGCGCGCTGCTGGCCGGCGAGCTGCTCTTCGTCTCCGGCGGCCTGGGCCAGCTCCTCACCGTGGGCCGCGAGCTGATGGACGTGCCCCAGGTCATGGCCGTCATGGTGGCCATCGTCATCATCGGCACCACGGTGGACCGTGTCCTCTTCCAGACGGTGGAGGCGCGGCTGCGGCGGCGGTGGGGGCTGACGGCCACGACGTGA
- a CDS encoding ABC transporter ATP-binding protein yields the protein MLRALLGRWRSSLRLLQPAQVGADRAKISVARLDHEYANKVVALQNVDLNVRSGEFVCLLGPSGCGKSTLLYALAGHVVPTGGSVSIDRQPIHGPGPDRLLMFQEAALFPWLTVRGNITFALAARGVPRAERRERADTYIHRVQLGGFEDALPHQLSGGMKMRASLARALAVDPTVLLMDEPFGSLDAQTRIHMQELLQSIWVRTGKTVVFVTHDVHEALMLGTRVVLMAPRPGRVVKDLEVHLPMPRRPEDAALNEMVRHVGGLLREVEGRAHTTSLPAAPARVPARPVLRPQVLPGP from the coding sequence ATGCTGCGCGCCCTCCTTGGCCGTTGGAGAAGTTCCCTGCGTCTGCTCCAGCCGGCGCAGGTGGGTGCGGACCGCGCCAAAATCAGCGTCGCCCGGTTGGACCACGAGTACGCCAACAAGGTGGTCGCCTTGCAGAACGTGGACCTCAACGTCCGCTCGGGCGAATTCGTCTGCCTGCTGGGCCCGTCTGGCTGTGGCAAGTCCACGCTGCTCTACGCGCTGGCCGGGCACGTGGTGCCCACGGGGGGCTCGGTGTCCATCGACCGGCAGCCCATCCACGGGCCGGGGCCGGACCGGCTGCTGATGTTCCAGGAGGCGGCGCTGTTTCCATGGCTCACCGTGCGCGGCAACATCACCTTCGCGCTGGCGGCCCGGGGCGTGCCGCGCGCCGAGCGCCGCGAGCGGGCGGACACCTATATCCACCGCGTGCAGTTGGGCGGCTTCGAGGACGCGCTGCCCCACCAGCTCTCCGGGGGCATGAAGATGCGGGCCTCGCTCGCCCGCGCGCTGGCGGTGGACCCGACCGTGCTGCTCATGGACGAGCCCTTCGGCTCGCTGGACGCGCAGACGCGCATCCACATGCAGGAGCTGCTCCAATCCATCTGGGTGCGCACGGGCAAGACGGTGGTGTTCGTCACCCACGACGTCCATGAGGCGCTGATGCTGGGCACGCGCGTGGTGCTGATGGCGCCCCGGCCGGGCCGCGTGGTGAAGGATTTGGAGGTCCACCTGCCCATGCCGCGCCGGCCGGAGGACGCGGCGCTCAACGAGATGGTGCGGCACGTCGGCGGGCTGCTGCGGGAGGTGGAGGGCCGCGCGCATACGACGTCGCTCCCCGCGGCGCCCGCCCGAGTCCCCGCGCGGCCCGTGCTCCGTCCGCAGGTGCTGCCCGGCCCCTAG